A genomic region of Rhipicephalus sanguineus isolate Rsan-2018 chromosome 1, BIME_Rsan_1.4, whole genome shotgun sequence contains the following coding sequences:
- the LOC119400205 gene encoding uncharacterized protein LOC119400205 has product MPSSQSSSPSAAQQANKLAEALMDDFAWFLYKEAPDVFQNVHRIKRLLNLADRRFRDDDDRMQSFFNPCTQDIEGDCWAFSCHHRFNTVLIPHGVEMIAIFQSAFALQTLENAEYSLFGPGDLFTMCVCIWLLRTHCCISKVVINVATVARFCAPLFWRLLSLNVGHLDKVQLIGLPADQSHFRVSQVFENATELSEIAIAHIVLSDNQVELLCSVIEQNEGLKRLVLKCVSMTTIALQVLSRAIAKHSRPTSFELRDKTPASEGYETALAGLLGAPVSKLCLEAPCDWAELFKRLRYNTCLSDLEIFDCGSRMCTSLKDLADVLLENSTLRRLKLSVSFPRMGDCATDQWLKLTQLIGRNRALKSPSLASSKFCKDCVAMVELAEAIARNKSLVELSVEECDLSLASLFFIFFGLSHNETMETLRIGILLMDEEVNRLVLGRIAELGLGERVDCVYAVKSDWRLVRCREAYGMTCFRKVRVLYSPALDGDHSLNIVHRVQETLTSLYLEGMAGVYMSCTAAQCLADVFAKSNALEHVTLLLDVEAGIVVTVLEGLALSRTIYSVVVGHRWQLCGKVAIAFGETLQKNSSIAELTVWQDTRIGFEELKAQLRLGVKRNYAIYKVQLLYGPEKNESHDWALLQMLHNNRIAINWAADVILGNSCTGACMYAFIRMKACNNCWAVLRHATGCDKQELESKMAEACKRSERELPRVPPGVTRAGGQIEVSGKRTSELYTLDNDFIEQVKIFFEAKKRENKPRRAQ; this is encoded by the exons ATGCCTTCATCACAATCTAGCTCGCCTTCTGCAGCTCAGCAG gCAAACAAGTTAGCCGAGGCTCTCATGGATGACTTCGCATGGTTCCTGTACAAAGAAGCTCCAGATGTGTTTCAAAACGTCCACAGAATCAAACGACTTCTGAATTTGGCTGATAGACGCTTTCGGGATGACGACGACCGCATGCAGTCATTCTTCAATCCCTGCACACAAGACATCGAAGGCGACTGTTGGGCATTCTCTTGCCACCACAGGTTCAACACCGTCTTAATACCACATGGCGTTGAAATGATTGCCATTTTCCAGAGCGCTTTCGCTTTGCAAACTCTGGAAAATGCAGAGTACAGCCTGTTCGGTCCAGGCGACCTCTTTACCATGTGCGTCTGCATCTGGCTTTTGCGAACGCATTGCTGCATAAGCAAAGTAGTAATCAATGTAGCGACTGTCGCGCGCTTCTGCGCTCCCCTATTCTGGAGGCTGCTTTCCCTTAACGTTGGTCACCTTGATAAAGTCCAACTCATAGGCTTGCCTGCTGATCAGAGTCATTTCAGAGTATCTCAGGTGTTTGAAAATGCTACTGAGCTTTCGGAAATCGCCATTGCTCATATAGTACTCAGTGACAACCAAGTTGAGCTACTTTGCAGTGTAATAGAACAGAACGAGGGATTAAAGAGACTGGTGCTAAAATGCGTCAGCATGACCACAATAGCGTTGCAAGTCCTAAGCAGGGCCATCGCAAAGCACAGCCGTCCAACGTCTTTCGAGTTACGGGATAAAACACCAGCGAGCGAGGGTTACGAAACCGCTCTGGCTGGACTTTTGGGCGCACCTGTCAGCAAACTGTGTCTGGAGGCACCGTGCGATTGGGCGGAACTCTTCAAGCGTCTTCGTTATAATACGTGCCTCTCTGATTTGGAAATATTTGATTGTGGATCTCGTATGTGTACATCGCTGAAGGACCTTGCAGACGTCCTGCTCGAAAATTCGACATTAAGGCGCCTAAAACTTTCCGTTAGTTTTCCTCGCATGGGCGATTGTGCTACTGACCAGTGGCTTAAACTCACCCAGTTGATCGGACGAAACCGAGCACTGAAATCGCCGAGTTTAGCCTCGTCAAAGTTCTGTAAGGATTGTGTGGCGATGGTGGAACTTGCTGAAGCTATTGCCCGGAACAAATCTCTAGTCGAACTTTCGGTGGAAGAGTGTGATCTTTCTTTGGCGagtttgtttttcattttcttcGGTCTGTCACATAACGAGACGATGGAGACACTGCGTATCGGTATCTTGCTCATGGACGAGGAGGTTAACCGCTTGGTCCTCGGGCGTATTGCTGAACTTGGCCTAGGTGAACGTGTAGACTGTGTGTACGCGGTGAAAAGCGACTGGCGGCTAGTGCGGTGTCGGGAAGCCTACGGAATGACGTGCTTTCGTAAGGTCCGAGTTCTGTACTCACCTGCTCTAGACGGCGACCACTCTCTAAATATCGTGCACCGCGTGCAGGAAACCCTGACTTCGTTGTACTTGGAAGGCATGGCTGGCGTCTATATGAGCTGCACTGCCGCCCAGTGTCTAGCCGATGTGTTTGCTAAGAGCAATGCGCTTGAACATGTGACGCTTCTATTGGACGTCGAAGCCGGTATTGTGGTTACAGTACTCGAGGGGTTGGCGTTATCTAGAACAATCTACTCTGTGGTCGTCGGCCATAGATGGCAGCTGTGTGGTAAAGTGGCGATCGCGTTCGGAGAAACCCTCCAAAAGAACAGTAGCATAGCAGAGCTAACAGTCTGGCAAGACACCCGAATTGGATTTGAAGAACTGAAAGCGCAGCTTCGACTAGGCGTTAAGCGTAATTACGCCATTTACAAGGTGCAGTTATTGTACGGCCCTGAGAAGAACGAATCGCATGACTGGGCTCTCTTGCAGATGTTGCATAACAACAGGATCGCCATCAACTGGGCTGCAGACGTTATCCTCGGAAACAGCTGTACGGGAGCATGTATGTATGCTTTTATTCGCATGAAGGCCTGCAACAACTGCTGGGCGGTTTTGCGGCATGCTACTGGTTGCGATAAACAAGAGTTGGAGTCGAAGATGGCGGAAGCCTGTAAACGTTCAGAAAGAGAGTTGCCCCGGGTGCCGCCTGGTGTCACTCGAGCTGGCGGACAAATAGAAGTGTCTGGTAAAAGGACAAGTGAGCTGTACACTCTCGATAATGACTTCATTGAGCAGGTCAAGATTTTCTTCGaggccaagaagcgcgaaaacaAGCCGCGTCGTGCTCAATAA